A segment of the Sulfurovum indicum genome:
TGCTCAGAGAATCGTTTCATGAAATATATACACCGCTGGGGCTCATTAAAAGCTCGCTTTCTCTTTTAGAGCTTGAACAGGGTGACAACGAGCATCTTCAGAATATAAAATCTTCCGTACAGTCACTTCACTCAATCTATGAAGACATATACTATGCCATTAAAAAAGAGGTACGGTCATACCCTCCCGAGTGGATAGACCTGGAAGCCTTCCTGAACAAAAGAATTGAACTGTTCAAACCCCAGATGAAGTATAAAAGACTCAAGTGTGAGATCACATCTGAAATAGAATCTCCTATGATAAGGATAAACCTTACCGAACTTGAAAGGCTGATGGACAATCTGTTGTCCAATGCCATTAAGTATGCAAATGAAGAGAGTATTGTAAAGATAGAGATCACTCTTTCGGGGGAAAAGATCAGGCTGGCTGTTTCGAACAGTTCCAAAAAGATCAAAGATCCCAAAAAGCTTTTTGAAAAGCTGTACCGTGAAGACCATTCGGTTATGGGGCTTGGTATAGGTTTGAGCATCGTAAGAAAGATATGTGACAAATATGACATAGACATTGATGTGGAATCAAACGAGCATATTACAAGTTTCATACTTTATTATGAGGAGAAATGATGAAGATCTTACTTTTGGAAGATGAAGAGGTTCTTTGCAGGAATATAGAAAAGTTTTTAACTATCAAGGGGCATCAGGTTGACAGTTATGGAGACGGTGGAGTGCTTCTGGACGAAGCCAACCTCTTTGAATATGATTTTTTTATATTTGATATCAATGTTCCGGATGTTGACGGCTTTGAGCTTCTTACCTATATTAAAGACAAAAAGATCGAAACTCCTTTGATCTTTATCAGTGCCATGGTCGGTATTGAGGAGATAAGCAAAGGGTTTAAGCTGGGGTGCAGTGATTATCTGAAAAAACCTTTTGAGCTTGAAGAACTTGAACTGAGAATCAATAATATCAAAAACAGCTTCAGTGCCCATGAACGGATCGAACTGCCCGGAGGCCTGGTCTATGATTTTGATACCAAATCCGTATATAAAGACGGAGAGCCGTTGGAGCTGTCCAAAAAACAGAGTGAGATCCTCTATATCATTATGAAGTATAATGGACAGGTAGTCAGTTTTGATACTATTGCCGACTATGCCTATGAAGATGATTTTCGCGATATGCATACCATATCAAGCCATATCAGGGATATACGGAAGGTTATAGGTTCGGAAACTATTAAAAATGTAAGAGGTGTAGGATACAAACTGGCTTTGTGATACTTTAGACTTGAACTCAGTAGGCAAGCACCTGCTATTGTGATCCAAAAGAGAAAAAGGAGGAGATATTTTTTCAAAGTGTTTATACATCTGTAAGAAGAGAGCATACACGGTAATAAAAAAGTATACTAAATAATAATTTTTTTCATTTAGATTTAAGATAATTTAGTATAAAGTTCTTCATTCTTAAAAAGAAAGGAGTATAAATGCGATCTAAAATAGTATTTCTTGTTGTATTTATGCTCTCTTTTGTTATCGTACACGATACAGTACTCACAATGATCGATCAGAACAAGAAGATCGGTGTGACCTCCTCTTTGGAGAGTTATACTGTATCAGAGAAAAGTCCGAATATCCATCAAATACATAATATGTTCCACTTTGTTGCACTTGTCTGTACAGAGCTTCCCTCCGTGGATGTTCATGCTGAGAAGAAAACCATTGCATATTACATACCACAATACACTTTATCCTGCAAAGAGAGCATCATCAAACCCCCGATAGCCTAACTTTTTTACTATAGGGCACCTCTAATAACCCCATATGCTCATAACATTGCCGGCTTTGTTCTAGGCAAGGCACACTTTACAGACCTAGCCGTAGCTAAGTCGAAAAAGTGTAACGCCGCATAGGGCAAAGCCGGCATTGCCCAAAGGGTGGGCTTTGCAGACGCGATCTTTCACAAGATGCTTCCCATCGTCTTAGCTTTGGCTAGGACTTGAAAGCCTCTTGCAAAATCTCACATCTGCAAAACCCATTATGGGTGTATGGGGTTATTAGAAGTGCCCTATACTCTTATTTATACAATACAATATTTTTTTATGTAAAAAAGGAATACCCTTATGAAAATTATATTATGGGTCATACCATTCTTTATGGCCGGTATGGCAGCTGCCGAGCAGTTGAAGATAGAGAGTTCCATACCACTTCGGATCTATAACCATAGACCAAGTGTACAGTTGCAGCATCAACAAAGGCTGAGGCAATTGTGCAAAATAAAACCGGAGGAGGCCAGGTGGATCGCACTGAAAGTGTGTCATGCACGAAAGCTTCGTTCCCGAAAACTGAAACATAAAGGGCAGCTGCTCTTTTACCGTATTGCTACGGAACACTGCACAGTAGAGATCAATGCACTGGACGGGGCGGTGATCTCCAAAATAACAGACCAGAATGTCAATGAAAAAGGAAAAAAACAATGAAACTGAGATATATGATGTATGCCCTTTTACTGATGCAGGGGCTATATGCATCGACTTATACACTTGACAGAGTATTGGAATCGACAAAAAAACATGGTGTACTGACAAAAGCACAGTATTACGAAAGACTTTCTCTTGAGGCAAAGAACCGGGCAGATACGGCAGGAGATCCCTTCTCCCTGACAGCAGAAGGAACACATGCTGCTCCGCATCTTGACAAAAGCGGTACTGAGTACAGTATCGGTCTCTCAAAGAAGATTATGATGCCGGGAGTACTTTCACAGGAGCAGCGGATCACACAGCTCTCCAATGATGCCTATATGCTGGAAAAAGAGATGGAACTGCTTGATTTTGAGAATGGACTGAAGAACCTCTACCATCAGTATTGTCTTGATGTACAGAACTACAGAAGTTTCAGAGCAAGCTATCTTGATTTTGTCAAGCTCTATAAAAAGAAACAGAAAGCCTACCTTTATCAGGAGATCTCCAAAATGGAGCTTATTCAGCTTGAAACTGAGAAGAACAGGCTTAATGCACAGCTTCAGGCATTGAAAATGCAACAGAGTATCTCCCGACGAAAGTTGCTGATACTCGGAAGCATCCCGGAAAAAGAGACGGTTGTCTTTTCATGTCAAGATATGTACCCTGTTCGAAGAAAGGTAGACTATACAAAATCACTTTCCTTGTCAAAAAAAGCCTATAAAAAACGTATACAAAGTACAGAGGAGACGCTGAAGCGTTACTCCAGAGCGATCGAATCTATCGACACCTATGCACAGTATACCAATGAACTGGATACGGAGAGATACTCCATAGGTATCTCTATCCCTCTGAACTTTACCAGTCGCCGTTTTGAGGAGGAGCGTGCTGCCGCAATGTATAAGAACAGTGCACTTCAGTATAAATTCGAGCAGCATATGCGTCAGAAACAGAGTGCTCTTATGGAGCTGCACTCACAGCTGCAGAGTCATGCACTGATGATCGATGCTCTGCGAAAGAATGAATATGATTACACAAAAAAGCTTTTCCCAATGGTACAAAAGAGTTTTGACCTTGGAGAGATCTCGGTTTTGGAGTATCTGATGAACAGACAGAAGCTCTATCAGATCAGACAAGCGATCTATGCGGAAAAGGAAGCCTACTATACAACTCTGTTCAGACTCTATACGATCAGCGAAACAAAGGATAAAAAATGAAAAAACGATTGATACTGCTTGCAACCCTTATTTGCTTTGCCCGGGCTGAAGAGGTGAAGTTAACGCCGAAACAGGAGAAGAACTGGGATATTACAGTAGCCAAACCCGAAAGAGCCGACAGTTACCCTCTGGGGAGGATCATTGTCGAAGTAGTTACTCCTCCGACACTGCTGCATACGATATCTTTGCCGTTTGAAGCCAATGTACAGAAACTCTATGCCGCGAAGTACCAAAAAGTGCAAAAAGGCGAGATATTGGCGGAAGTGACAGGAACCAAGTGGATTGAAGTGCAGCAGAAAGCCATTGCAGATGCCATTGAATACCGTCATCACAAACATTTGACAGAGCGAAAGATAATGCTTTGCAAAGAGGAGATTATTCCACAAAAGGAGTGTAAGGCGGCACGTGCTGAACTTGAAACGGACAAAATAAGGATTGCGGCTGCCAAAGCACTTTTGGAGAGTTACGGTGCGGACCGGGAGAGTATTGAGACCCTTTTTAAGACCTTGAAGATCGCTCGTACTGTCAAGGTGAAGAGTAATGTGGCAGGAAGTATCATTGTGCTCAATGCAACACCGGGAAAGAGCACAAATCCTTCTGATGCTCTTTTTGTGATCAAACAAAAAGGGCCGCTCTGGATCGAAGCCAATATTGAAGCATTGCGTACGCTTAAGCTGAAGGAGGGGGAAAGGGTACGGCTTTCGGTAGCTGATAAAATGTTCGAGTCCCGTGTATTGCAGCTTTCAGATGTGATTAACCGGGAAAACCAGACACGAAGGGTACGTTTTTCTGTTCCGGAAACAGTACAGCTTGCTTCGGGCTTGATGCTGAGTGCCGACCTGATCGTTTTCGGAGATGTGCTGAAACTGAAAAAGAGTGCCGTGATCAAAGAGGGAGGTACGCAGATTGTTTTTATGAAAACACAATTTGGATTTAGAGCTATTCCCGTAGAGGTGATGGCGGAAGATGATACCTTCTACTATATCAAGCCTTCGCCTCTGCTAAAAGGTAAGGTTGCGGTGAACTCCCTTGCTATTCTGAAGAATCTGTTAGGCGGAAACGATGAATAAGATCATAAGTTTTGCTCTCGCAAGACGCTTTTTTGTCTCACTGTTGGCGCTTGCGATCCTCGGGTTCGGAATCAAGACTTACAATGAGCTGCCCGTCGATGCTTTTCCGGATATCTCTCCCACGCAGGTAAAGATCATTATGAAGTCCAGCGGGATGACACCTGCTGAGGTCGAGTCACGTATTACAGTTCCTATTGAGACGAAGATGGTAGGAATTCCCTACGAGACCATGATGCGTTCAACAACCAAATACGGGCTGTGTGATATTACGATTGACTTTGAGGATGGGACCGATATCTACTGGGCGAGGCAACAGGTGAGTGAGCGTCTGGGTGAGATCAAAGATGAACTGCCGGCCGATATCACAGGCGGGCTTGCACCTATCTCTACGCCGCTCAGTGATATACTGATGTTCACGATAGAGTCGGATGTACTTGACCTGGAAGCCAAACGTACGCTGCTTGACTGGGTGATCGCTCCGAAACTGAGAGCTATCAGCGGTGTAGCTGAGGTCAATGCACTTGGCGGAAAGGTTAAGACCTATGAAGTGGTACCCGATCTGGACAGAATGCGTGCGATGGGTGTAACGCTTGATGATATTCTCCAGACCCTTGAGAAGAACAACCGCAATGACGGTGCAGGACGTGTCTCACAGGGAGTGGAGAGTATTTTGGTACGTAGTGTCGGTCGTCTGAAGAATATCTATGATATAAAAACACTGCCGGTCAAGAAGATCGGAGAGCGTATTGTTACTATCGGTGATGTAGCAACTGTACATTTCGGACATCTGACCCGTTCGGGATTTGTCAGCAAGAACGGTGAAGGTGAAGCGGTCGAAGGATTGGTACTCGGACTTAAGGGGATCAATACAGCAATTGTGCTTGACAAGGTCAAGGAGGAACTTACACGTATTGAGAAGATGCTGCCAAGCGGTACGAAGATCGATATTTTTTATGATCGGTCCGACCTGGTGAATCTTGCTACCGATACGGTGAAGAAAGCGCTTTATGAAGCGATCATCCTCATTATGGTGATCCTGCTTCTGATGCTGGGAAATTTTGCATCAGCGGTAAGTGTGGCGCTCATTTTGCCGTTTGCCCTTCTGATGAGTTTTATTGCCATGCAGTACTTCGGTTTGACCGCGAACCTGATGAGTCTTGGCGGGCTTGCCATCGCCATCGGGATGCTGGTGGACTCAGCAGTTGTTGTTGTCGAGCATATCACTGCGGAACTGGGTAATCCCAAACGAAAACGCCAGAGCAAACTGCATATTATCTATGAGGCTACGGTAGAGATGGCTCCTTCGATTATTACAGGAGTACTGATCATCATCATTGTATTTATGCCGCTTTTGACCCTTGAAGGACTGGAGGGAAAACTCTTTAAACCAGTGGCACTGAGTATTATCTTTGCACTTTTCAGTTCACTGGTACTGGCACTTACTCTCATTCCTGTGCTCAGTTCGTTCATTCTGAAAAAGCGTCCGGACAAAGAGTCGTCCATTGTCAAAATACTTGTCAAAGGTTACCGACCCATACTCAACTATGCCATCAAGCATGCCAGACTGACCCTTGCAGCAGTTTTGGTGCTGTTTGGTATCTCTCTGGTGTTTGCCAATAAAACCGGTAAGACTTTTATGCCGACAATGGATGAAGGTAGTATTATTATCGGTGTGGAGATGCTTCCTTCCATTTCACTCAAAGAGAGTCTCGCTTTGAACCTGAAGGTGCAGAAAAAGCTGCGTGAGCATATTCCTGAGATCAAAGAGATCATTGCAAGAACCGGAAGTGATGAGCTTGGGCTTGACCCGATGGGGCTGAACGACACAGATACCTTTTTGGTGCTTAAACCCAAAGAGGAGTGGCGTGAGCCTTCCAAAGAGTTCGTTATCGATGAAATACGGAAAGTACTTGATGAGTTTGTCGGGATCGAATACAGTTTTACCCAACCCATTGAGATGCGTGTTTCCGAAATGCTGACGGGAGTCAGGGGGGACCTTGCCATTGCGATATTCGGTAACGATAACAGGAAGCTTGAAGAGATCGCTGTGAAGATCAAATCACTGCTTGAAAAGATCCCCGGAAGTGTTGATGTCTACAAAAAAGCCAATGAGGGTGTTGAGTACTTTGAGCTGGAATTCGACAAAAAGACGATGGCCTACTATGGCATCAGTCAGGAGGCACTCAACAGTTTCCTTAAGTCGATGCTCACCGGTATGGAAGTGGGGATCATTCAGGAGGGGATGCGACGTATTCCGCTTACGATCAAAGGGGAAAAGAATCTGCGTAACTCTCTGGACAAGATACGTAATCTTTACTACCCTGTTGCTGAAGGCAAGGCGATTCCTCTGAGTAACTTTGTCAAATTCGTTTCCAACTCAGGGCCGGTACAGATAGAGCATGAGCATGGCTATAGAAAGACCATCGTTCAGTCCAATGTGGAGGGACGTGACCTTGTCAGTTTTGTGGAAGAGGTTCAGAAGAGAGTTGAGCAGGAGATCAAGATGCCTCCTGGCTACTATGTTGAGTATGGGGGAGAGTTCAGGAACCAGCAGCGTGCGGCGGCAAGACTCGCTGTTATCGTACCGCTGGCACTCTTTTTGATTTTTGTTTTGCTCTTTATCTCTTTCGGTTCGCTCAAGCAGGCGCTGATCGTACTTATCAATGTACCGCTGGCACTTATCGGAGGGTTTATCGGACTTTACTTTAGTGGGGAGTACCTCTCTGTTCCGGCTTCGGTAGGCTTCATCGCCCTGCTGGGTATTGCGGTGCTTAACGGGGTGGTGCTGGTCAACTACTTCAACTATCTTGTAAAGAACGGCTCAGAGGTTAAAGATGCTGTTGTTGAAGGTTCTATGAAGCGTCTGCGTCCGGTACTGATGACTGCAATGATAGCGGCTTTGGGACTCTTGCCGCTACTGTTTGCTACAGGTCCTGGTTCTGAGATACAACGGCCGTTGGCGATTGTTGTAATTAACGGGCTCATCTCCTCTACGCTGTTGACACTGGTGATCCTGCCTATTCTCTATTTGCGCTTTACCAAAGAGCCCGAAGAGGATAGCGTCAGAAAAAGTCAATAGATTTCAAATAACTTTTAACAGTGCTGCGCTCTCCTCTTTTCGGGGGAGAGGATAGAACAGGGAATCTTTCAGATAAAATAGTGCATCTTAGGCTGAGGGCTAAACCAACTGTCAGCAAGATAGGGAAATAATAGCAGTATACATCTTGTAAAGGTGATCTATGCAGAGAAAATTCACAAGTGCTTTGAAAGGTATGTTCAAAACTCTCTATCTCATCGCTCCTATGTTATTGGCGGTTATCGGCCTGATAGGACTTTTCAAGACATTTATTACACCTGAAATGCTTCATGAACTCTTCAACGGCTCAATATGGCATGATATGTTGATGGGAACAGGCTTGGGCGGTATTTCCGTAGGTCAGCCCTTTTTGAGCTATATCATTGGAGGAGAAGTGCTTGATGAGGGAGCCTCTTTTTACGGAGTAACAGCCTTCATCCTCTCTTTCGTAACGCTGGGTGTGGTTCAGCTGCCAATGGAGTTTTCTGTTTTCGGATTTCGTTTTACATTGCTTAGAAACCTTTTGAGTCTTCTTTTTGCTTTTCTGCTCTCTATGGCAATTGCCTTTACTCTAGGACTGTTGTCATGAAAAAAAGCAGAAGTGGACTTATCATGCTTGCTATTGTGACCGTATTATATCTTCTGCTCTATTTTATGCATCCGGATAGAACAATGGATGCACTGAATGAAAGTCTGGGTGTGTTGAAGATGGTCCTTCCTGTTTTACTGATCGTCTTTTTTTTAATGGCACTGCTCAATTCTTTCATTGATGAAAAAGCAATTTCAAAATATTTGGGAGAAGAGAGTGGTACCAAAGGATGGCTGCTGGCACTTGTAGGAGGTATTTTGAGCCATGGACCCGGATATGTCTGGTATCCTCTCCTGCAGAACCTCAGAGAACAGGGAGCCAAAGACGGATTGATTATTGCCTTCGTCTATGTCAGAGCCATAAAGCTTCCCTGGTTGCCGTTGATGGTCACCTATTTTGGTTTGCCCTTTACCCTGGTCTATACTTTTTATGTGGTCTTGGGTGCCTATGTGCAGGGTATGATCGCCGATAAATTCAAATAAATTCCAGCACAAATATCTAGTCTGTATTTTCTATTGTTATTATCTAACTTGATTTTATTACTCCCCCATCAAACATTCGGGTTATTTGATGGGGGAGTAATAATTATAGTGTGGTATTTTTTCAGGAGTATTTATGAAGAGACTTGCAGTGCGGCTTTGTTTTGCAGCTATCAATACGAATGCTATAGAGTTTCAGGCCGTTCACTCCAGTCTGCAGAGCTGTTTTGAAAACAAAGATTGACAATACAAAAGTGATTGTCAACTACACGTTCTAACGTATGCTGTTACAGTAGTCCAAGCAGTGCGGTTAAAAGTACGGGCGGTGTGATGATCAGTCCTACCTTCATATATTCACCCCACCCTATTTTCACACCTTTTTGGGCCAATACATGCAGCCAAAGCAGTGTGGCGAGTGATCCGATAGGTGTCATTTTCGGTCCCAGGTTGGAGCCCAGAATATTGGCATAGACCAATGCTTCATTGCCTATATACCCTACTTTATCAATGGCGATATCCATGATCATGATGGTTGGCATATTGTTCATAACCGAAGAGATGATAGCAGAGAGAAACCCTGTTCCGATAATAGCAATTGCATCGCCCTGTGTTTTGATTATCTCTATCCATGAGGCTATGATATCGGTAAGCCCTGCATTTTTTAATCCATATACTACGATGTAGAGCCCGATGCTGAACCAGACCACCTGCCAGGGGGCGGCTTTGATGGTCATCATGGGTTTTGCAGCCCGATAGTGTGCAGCGAGAGCAAGAAAAACAAGGGCACCTCCCAGAGCGAAGAGAGAGACAGGCAGATCGAAGTAGTCGCCGATGAAGTAGCCAACCATCAGCAGTCCAAGAAAAAGCCAGCTGAGTTTGAACATAGTTCTGTTTTTGATTACGGTGGCAGCTTCGGGAAGCTGGTCGACATCAATGGTCAAAGGAATCTCTTTTCTGAAATAGACCCATAGCACAGCGATAGAGGCAATGATACTCAGCAGGTTTGGCAGGAACATATGTCTGGCATACTCAACAAATCCTATATCAAAATAACCTGCAGTGACAATGTTAGTGAGGTTTGAAATGACCAGCGGGTTGGAGGCACTGTCACCTATAAAGCCGCCGGCCATCAGAAAGGCGAAGATCGGAAGAGGCTTCATTTTGAGGTATTTCATCTTTGCCAGAAGGATAGGGGTAAGAATGAGCGCTGCACCATCGTTGGCAAAGAAGGCTGCGACGATGGCACCAAGCAGCAGAATGTACACGAACATCCTGTTCCCGTTTCCTCCGCTGAGTTTTGCCATTTTGATGGCTGCCCACTCAAAAAAACCGATCTCATCAAGTACCATAGAGAGAAGAATGATACCGATGAATGCCAGTGTTGCATCCCAGACGATACCGGTAACGGTGATCACATCATCAAAACTTACTATGCCAAGCAGCAGTGCAGCAGCAGCACCGGTTACTGCTGTTGTCCCTATTTGAAGTCCTTTGGGTTGCCAAATGACAAATATCAGTGTAAGCAGAAAGAGGCTGGATGCGAGTACCATAGATATCCTTTGTTCAATGTTTGGCGGCAGTATAGCAAAAATATATGCTTTAATCAATATATCTTGATATATTAAAATTATTTGGTTATACTTTGTATCTTATTTAAAGTACAGGCGGTAGGTATGGATATTTTTTTAAAAACAGTTTCTGCTTTAAATGATGAAACGCGTATACTTATACTCCGTTTTCTGGATGAATATGGGGAGCTGTGTGTATGTGATCTCCAGGTTTCTCTCGGAATGATACAGTCGCGTCTTTCAAGACATTTGAAAATTCTCAAAGAGGCAGGGTTTCTGCGTGTGGAACGCAAAGGGACCTGGGCATATTATGCCATCCGTTCACCGCTTGACAGGTTTAGAGCAGAAGCACTTGAAGAGATACGCCATCTGGATATTGGACTTCCGTCCCTTAAAAAAGTATCACAGACAGGAGAATGTAAAGTATGAGTGACAAAAAACAGGTATTGGTCTTATGTACAGGAAACAGCTGCCGTTCCATCATCGCTGAAGCAATGATCAACGCAAGACTTGGTGACTGTGTTGAGGCGCAGAGCTCCGGCGTCAAAGCCAGCGGGAAAGTAAACCCCTATGCCAAGGCGCTGCTTGAGTCCAAAGGAGAGTGGAAAGAAGCGTATCACTCTAAAGCAATAGAGAGCGTTTTGGCTACACCGTTTGATCTGGTCGTGACGGTATGTGATCATGCGAAGGAGACCTGCCCAATATTCCCCAAAGCGGTCAAGACTATTCATGTTGGCTTTGAAGATCCAAGCGGTAAAGCAGAGGAAGAGTATGCAAAGACCTATGATCGTATAAAAAAAGAGCTGCTTCCGGTCATCAGGGCGGAACTTTGTGAATAATGTAAAATAAAAAGGATAGATATGCAAAAAAATGTCAGTAAAACGAACAATGGTGTCAAGATCAGTTTTTTAGGTGAAGTACAAAAGCAGAATATTGTACAGATGGTACAAAACTGTGCAACAGGAGAGTGTGAGTGTATGAGTGATAC
Coding sequences within it:
- a CDS encoding response regulator transcription factor — its product is MKILLLEDEEVLCRNIEKFLTIKGHQVDSYGDGGVLLDEANLFEYDFFIFDINVPDVDGFELLTYIKDKKIETPLIFISAMVGIEEISKGFKLGCSDYLKKPFELEELELRINNIKNSFSAHERIELPGGLVYDFDTKSVYKDGEPLELSKKQSEILYIIMKYNGQVVSFDTIADYAYEDDFRDMHTISSHIRDIRKVIGSETIKNVRGVGYKLAL
- a CDS encoding arsenate reductase ArsC; its protein translation is MSDKKQVLVLCTGNSCRSIIAEAMINARLGDCVEAQSSGVKASGKVNPYAKALLESKGEWKEAYHSKAIESVLATPFDLVVTVCDHAKETCPIFPKAVKTIHVGFEDPSGKAEEEYAKTYDRIKKELLPVIRAELCE
- a CDS encoding efflux RND transporter periplasmic adaptor subunit, with protein sequence MKKRLILLATLICFARAEEVKLTPKQEKNWDITVAKPERADSYPLGRIIVEVVTPPTLLHTISLPFEANVQKLYAAKYQKVQKGEILAEVTGTKWIEVQQKAIADAIEYRHHKHLTERKIMLCKEEIIPQKECKAARAELETDKIRIAAAKALLESYGADRESIETLFKTLKIARTVKVKSNVAGSIIVLNATPGKSTNPSDALFVIKQKGPLWIEANIEALRTLKLKEGERVRLSVADKMFESRVLQLSDVINRENQTRRVRFSVPETVQLASGLMLSADLIVFGDVLKLKKSAVIKEGGTQIVFMKTQFGFRAIPVEVMAEDDTFYYIKPSPLLKGKVAVNSLAILKNLLGGNDE
- a CDS encoding permease; protein product: MKKSRSGLIMLAIVTVLYLLLYFMHPDRTMDALNESLGVLKMVLPVLLIVFFLMALLNSFIDEKAISKYLGEESGTKGWLLALVGGILSHGPGYVWYPLLQNLREQGAKDGLIIAFVYVRAIKLPWLPLMVTYFGLPFTLVYTFYVVLGAYVQGMIADKFK
- a CDS encoding ArsR/SmtB family transcription factor, whose amino-acid sequence is MDIFLKTVSALNDETRILILRFLDEYGELCVCDLQVSLGMIQSRLSRHLKILKEAGFLRVERKGTWAYYAIRSPLDRFRAEALEEIRHLDIGLPSLKKVSQTGECKV
- a CDS encoding hybrid sensor histidine kinase/response regulator: MLEDENVEKKPYIMAIDDTPYNLEVLRVILMDTDAEVACVESGREAIGMIRERVPDLILLDIMMPEMDGFEVCEILKRSPETNSTPIIFLSALDDINSKVKAFEVGGVDYITKPFNTLEVVARVKTHLKLHYMLEEMNTLLRESFHEIYTPLGLIKSSLSLLELEQGDNEHLQNIKSSVQSLHSIYEDIYYAIKKEVRSYPPEWIDLEAFLNKRIELFKPQMKYKRLKCEITSEIESPMIRINLTELERLMDNLLSNAIKYANEESIVKIEITLSGEKIRLAVSNSSKKIKDPKKLFEKLYREDHSVMGLGIGLSIVRKICDKYDIDIDVESNEHITSFILYYEEK
- a CDS encoding arsenic transporter: MVLASSLFLLTLIFVIWQPKGLQIGTTAVTGAAAALLLGIVSFDDVITVTGIVWDATLAFIGIILLSMVLDEIGFFEWAAIKMAKLSGGNGNRMFVYILLLGAIVAAFFANDGAALILTPILLAKMKYLKMKPLPIFAFLMAGGFIGDSASNPLVISNLTNIVTAGYFDIGFVEYARHMFLPNLLSIIASIAVLWVYFRKEIPLTIDVDQLPEAATVIKNRTMFKLSWLFLGLLMVGYFIGDYFDLPVSLFALGGALVFLALAAHYRAAKPMMTIKAAPWQVVWFSIGLYIVVYGLKNAGLTDIIASWIEIIKTQGDAIAIIGTGFLSAIISSVMNNMPTIMIMDIAIDKVGYIGNEALVYANILGSNLGPKMTPIGSLATLLWLHVLAQKGVKIGWGEYMKVGLIITPPVLLTALLGLL
- a CDS encoding TolC family protein, whose protein sequence is MKLRYMMYALLLMQGLYASTYTLDRVLESTKKHGVLTKAQYYERLSLEAKNRADTAGDPFSLTAEGTHAAPHLDKSGTEYSIGLSKKIMMPGVLSQEQRITQLSNDAYMLEKEMELLDFENGLKNLYHQYCLDVQNYRSFRASYLDFVKLYKKKQKAYLYQEISKMELIQLETEKNRLNAQLQALKMQQSISRRKLLILGSIPEKETVVFSCQDMYPVRRKVDYTKSLSLSKKAYKKRIQSTEETLKRYSRAIESIDTYAQYTNELDTERYSIGISIPLNFTSRRFEEERAAAMYKNSALQYKFEQHMRQKQSALMELHSQLQSHALMIDALRKNEYDYTKKLFPMVQKSFDLGEISVLEYLMNRQKLYQIRQAIYAEKEAYYTTLFRLYTISETKDKK
- a CDS encoding efflux RND transporter permease subunit, whose amino-acid sequence is MNKIISFALARRFFVSLLALAILGFGIKTYNELPVDAFPDISPTQVKIIMKSSGMTPAEVESRITVPIETKMVGIPYETMMRSTTKYGLCDITIDFEDGTDIYWARQQVSERLGEIKDELPADITGGLAPISTPLSDILMFTIESDVLDLEAKRTLLDWVIAPKLRAISGVAEVNALGGKVKTYEVVPDLDRMRAMGVTLDDILQTLEKNNRNDGAGRVSQGVESILVRSVGRLKNIYDIKTLPVKKIGERIVTIGDVATVHFGHLTRSGFVSKNGEGEAVEGLVLGLKGINTAIVLDKVKEELTRIEKMLPSGTKIDIFYDRSDLVNLATDTVKKALYEAIILIMVILLLMLGNFASAVSVALILPFALLMSFIAMQYFGLTANLMSLGGLAIAIGMLVDSAVVVVEHITAELGNPKRKRQSKLHIIYEATVEMAPSIITGVLIIIIVFMPLLTLEGLEGKLFKPVALSIIFALFSSLVLALTLIPVLSSFILKKRPDKESSIVKILVKGYRPILNYAIKHARLTLAAVLVLFGISLVFANKTGKTFMPTMDEGSIIIGVEMLPSISLKESLALNLKVQKKLREHIPEIKEIIARTGSDELGLDPMGLNDTDTFLVLKPKEEWREPSKEFVIDEIRKVLDEFVGIEYSFTQPIEMRVSEMLTGVRGDLAIAIFGNDNRKLEEIAVKIKSLLEKIPGSVDVYKKANEGVEYFELEFDKKTMAYYGISQEALNSFLKSMLTGMEVGIIQEGMRRIPLTIKGEKNLRNSLDKIRNLYYPVAEGKAIPLSNFVKFVSNSGPVQIEHEHGYRKTIVQSNVEGRDLVSFVEEVQKRVEQEIKMPPGYYVEYGGEFRNQQRAAARLAVIVPLALFLIFVLLFISFGSLKQALIVLINVPLALIGGFIGLYFSGEYLSVPASVGFIALLGIAVLNGVVLVNYFNYLVKNGSEVKDAVVEGSMKRLRPVLMTAMIAALGLLPLLFATGPGSEIQRPLAIVVINGLISSTLLTLVILPILYLRFTKEPEEDSVRKSQ
- a CDS encoding permease — its product is MQRKFTSALKGMFKTLYLIAPMLLAVIGLIGLFKTFITPEMLHELFNGSIWHDMLMGTGLGGISVGQPFLSYIIGGEVLDEGASFYGVTAFILSFVTLGVVQLPMEFSVFGFRFTLLRNLLSLLFAFLLSMAIAFTLGLLS